In a genomic window of Bacteroidales bacterium:
- the rsmI gene encoding 16S rRNA (cytidine(1402)-2'-O)-methyltransferase produces the protein MAKLYLVPTPIGNIRDITLRALDVLKGVDLILTEDTRKTGILLKHYEISVKMSPHHQFNEHKAVKGIVERIVHGENIALVTDAGTPGISDPGFLLVRECIRNGVEVECLPGATAFVPALVNSGLPCDHFLFEGFLPVRKGRKTRLEALVEADCTIILYESTHRILKALEELAVFFGPDRPASVSRELTKVFEETVRGTLPELVRYYKDHPVKGEFVIIIGGKNP, from the coding sequence ATGGCTAAGCTTTACCTTGTGCCTACGCCCATAGGCAACATCCGCGACATTACCCTCAGGGCTCTTGATGTGCTGAAAGGGGTCGATCTCATCCTTACCGAAGATACCCGCAAAACCGGAATCCTGCTGAAGCATTACGAGATCAGCGTGAAAATGAGCCCCCACCATCAGTTCAATGAACATAAAGCGGTCAAAGGGATCGTTGAGCGGATAGTACATGGGGAAAACATTGCATTGGTGACCGATGCAGGTACACCAGGAATCTCTGATCCGGGGTTTTTATTAGTGCGTGAATGCATCCGGAACGGCGTCGAGGTAGAATGCCTGCCCGGTGCCACGGCTTTTGTCCCAGCCCTTGTCAATTCAGGGCTGCCTTGCGACCATTTTTTGTTCGAAGGATTCCTGCCGGTCAGGAAGGGTCGTAAAACCCGCCTGGAAGCCCTGGTTGAAGCCGATTGCACCATTATCCTCTATGAATCGACCCACCGCATACTGAAAGCCCTTGAAGAACTTGCCGTTTTTTTCGGACCTGACCGCCCGGCAAGCGTTTCACGTGAGCTCACCAAGGTTTTTGAAGAAACTGTCCGCGGTACATTGCCTGAATTAGTCCGGTATTACAAGGATCATCCGGTCAAAGGTGAATTCGTTATCATAATCGGCGGGAAAAATCCCTGA
- a CDS encoding NUDIX hydrolase, which produces MNYTYDYPRPAVSADIALFRHEKQSLHILLIQRKNPPFQGMWALPGGFMEIDETLEETATRELEEETGLKNVELKQFKTFSQVDRDPRTRIVTTVFFGIVPPENSVATGGDDAESAEWFNVDDLPPVGFDHARIIGLLLEQIKKEH; this is translated from the coding sequence TTGAACTATACCTACGATTATCCGCGTCCGGCCGTATCGGCTGATATTGCTCTCTTCCGGCATGAAAAGCAATCATTGCATATATTACTGATCCAGCGGAAAAATCCTCCCTTCCAGGGAATGTGGGCTTTGCCCGGGGGGTTTATGGAGATTGATGAAACCCTTGAAGAAACGGCCACCAGGGAGCTAGAGGAAGAAACGGGCTTGAAAAATGTTGAATTAAAACAATTTAAAACATTTAGCCAGGTTGACCGTGATCCACGGACGAGAATAGTCACTACTGTATTTTTTGGCATTGTTCCCCCGGAAAATTCTGTAGCAACTGGTGGAGATGATGCAGAAAGTGCTGAATGGTTTAATGTGGATGATCTGCCACCAGTTGGATTTGATCATGCCCGGATTATAGGACTGTTGTTGGAACAAATAAAAAAAGAGCATTAA
- a CDS encoding acyltransferase, translating to MNLAEEIRQSVFKISGDNDFNDLALKIFRFQYETNPVFRELSQLLRADPEKINNYLRVPFLPISLFRDHKIISGDESGFEKVFTSSGTTGSVPSRHFIRDLKLYEESFTRSFQFFYSDPEKYRFLALLPGYMERQGSSLVYMLDHLIRKTERNGSGYFLHNMDTLEKHLQENQPASVQTILFGASYALIDFAERFPMNISGVTVMETGGMKGRRKEMIREELHEILCHNLNVERVHSEYGMTELLSQAYSSGHGIFRAPPWMKILIRDVNDPLQFLPYGQTGGINIIDLANLYSCSFIATRDLGKLHDDGSFEVLGRFDDSDVRGCNLMVV from the coding sequence CGAATCCCGTATTTCGTGAATTGTCACAATTACTAAGAGCAGATCCTGAAAAGATCAATAATTATCTCCGGGTTCCTTTTCTTCCCATCAGCCTTTTCAGGGATCACAAAATAATTTCCGGTGATGAGAGTGGGTTCGAAAAAGTATTTACAAGCAGCGGGACTACCGGGAGTGTCCCATCCCGGCATTTTATCAGGGATTTGAAACTCTATGAAGAGAGTTTCACACGATCTTTTCAGTTTTTTTACAGTGACCCGGAAAAATACCGCTTCCTGGCGCTGTTACCGGGCTACATGGAGCGCCAGGGCTCTTCGCTGGTCTATATGCTTGATCATCTTATCCGCAAAACTGAAAGAAATGGAAGTGGCTATTTTCTGCATAATATGGATACCCTTGAAAAACATCTGCAGGAAAACCAGCCGGCCTCGGTTCAGACCATCCTTTTCGGGGCTTCATATGCTTTGATCGATTTCGCCGAACGGTTTCCAATGAATATAAGCGGGGTAACGGTAATGGAAACCGGCGGTATGAAAGGAAGAAGGAAAGAAATGATAAGGGAAGAACTTCATGAGATCCTCTGCCATAACCTGAATGTGGAAAGGGTCCATTCCGAATATGGCATGACGGAACTCCTCTCCCAGGCCTACTCTTCCGGTCATGGTATTTTCCGGGCCCCACCATGGATGAAAATCCTGATCCGGGATGTCAACGACCCGCTGCAATTTCTTCCATACGGGCAAACGGGAGGAATAAATATCATCGATCTTGCAAATCTTTATAGCTGCTCATTTATCGCTACCCGGGATTTGGGAAAACTCCATGATGACGGCTCATTTGAAGTTTTGGGAAGATTTGACGACAGCGATGTGCGAGGTTGCAACCTGATGGTAGTTTAA